atttcaaattcatataataaaaaaaaggaatcaaAATATCCTTCACTTTAgatcttaaaaagaaaatgtttgaaATGTGAATGCAAAGTCTAAAACCATAGCATTTCACCATTCTAGTTTATTTTACAACCTCCATCCTTAGAAAGAAAGAGAACGGCCAAAAGAAGTGAAGTAAACTGCTCCCAGGAAATCCCTCTATGCCATCTGATTACTATTTGTCAAATTCCCAGATAACACCTCCATCCTCTGAAACATGATAGCGAATATATGTAAGCAAAAAGTAAATTCtagaaggaaaatatatataaaagtaacaTCCAAATACCAACGAGTGTTGGTCATTCTGTTAAACCTAATAATGGTCTAAGTAATATTTCTATTACTTTTTGAAGCACTTTATGCACAAACGCAACTGAAACTCAGTCTAAAAAAGGTCATCAATTTTCAACATGAATGAAATAACTTCCAAGATTCTTGAAGGCCAAAGAGTAAACAGGAAAATACTTGCATATTTCATTAAGATTGTCATTCCTACATCAAATTATGGTTACAGCCACTTATagatataatatgaaaaatgttcATCACTAACAGAAAATGAATGACACATTTTTGTTATCAGTATTCTTGTAATAGGCATGACCTTGTTTGTTATTAGAATATGTGAAATTAACAGCAAACATCATCAAATAGGGATGCCTAAAATTTGCTCtcatctccttttcttttttccaattcGATGTTTGTTGTCAATGTTCTGATTAGCAATTTAATGGATGAGCCCAATGAAGCAAGCATGCCAAAATCTAGCAAAACAACCCAGAACATCTCAATTCCAATGTCTGGGATGGGTGCCTCATGAAATTGCCACTACAACACAGACCCTAACATGACCATTTTACCTTAACTAGATGTTACTGAGTTGCCTAGTGATGCATCTTTGGATCACAAATTAGGTATACATACTGAGTTGCCTAGTGATGCCTAGTCATATGAAGGGAAGTATAAACAGTTAGGACTTAATCACTTTTTATATGCGTTTTATAATCACACTTACAATAATGAAAGGGAATCATTCATTTGAGAAACAATGTCACATATATCAAGATAGATAAGGATTATGAATATGTATATGTGACATTGTTTCTCAAATGAATGGTTCCCTTTCATTATTGTAAGTTTGTCAATACAATGCATATAAAAAGTGATGTAGTCCTAACTATTTATACTTCCCTTCATATGACTGAGTACTCTAAAAACTTCTAGAAATCAGTTTCCATGATAGAGGACACCTTCAAATACACATACCTGAAAGGCTTCCGCTTTATATTATAGAGAGTACAAGTATTCACTAATACTTTATAGAAGGGTCGGTCCAACCTACCCTGAAAAGTAACACAAAAGAATACGGAGATCCAGGAAATAcctttaattttcttgttcatCCAGATCTCCAGAAGCATCCCAGCACCAATTCCACCAGCAATGCATGACCCATAGAATGCTATGACAGAGGGTAGAGATCTACGAGGAAGGAAATAATAGTCTGGAATTTGCCTAATCTTCTTAGGAAGCCGCTTCTTTACTATTGGCTTAGCACCTGCACTTGGATCCTTCTGCAATTCAGTACCAATGGCTTTCCAGTCAACTCCTTTCAATGGATCCTTCGGCACTTCAGTTCCCATTACTTAACAAGTTACAGGTCAGCGCTGTGAGTAGAATGGTTTATATTGTTTGTAACAGGATCCAATAAATCAAACAATGTTAGAAACGTGACACAAAAAACCACAACAAATTACAATGCTGTGTGCAAACTCACATAGAACATTCACTcaagtttctttttgttttttcaactcTAACGTTGTACAATACCATCGTAGTCATTTATCAAACACCTAATGTGCATAGCACCACCCTCAAATTCTAAACACAACTGATATATAAATCCATCCAATACAATATAATCTTGTTCAGAGCAATAAACCCACAATCCGATCTCATATTATACAGAGCATACATGATCATCATAAccaaaatttagattaaaaataataaggaAATTCCCATGTAAATTTTCTAATGGAAACCCAGAAAAACCTACAACAGTAAGTATAAGGAAACTTACAATAAGTTGTGTTGTGGGTGGTATATTGATGAAAAAGCAGATGAAGAGAACTTGAAGTTGAAACTAGAACGTGTATCGTTTTGCAGATTATTCGAGTTAATTTGGGAGGCGACTGCTATTTAGTACATCATATTTGCATCCGAAACGGTATCGTTTTAATATAAACCAATAAAACGTTGTCCGAGAAACCAATTTTTTCCACGTTCGCGGAGCtcattaaaacaatttatttatttgattttaatatatcctTTTAACTTGAATTAGATTAATGGTGTCAAAGAGTTAGACCGGTCTTAATATCTTGGCACGGTCGGCGTGACATAGAAAAAAGTGAGCTATGTTAGGCGTGCGGACTTAgcttgttaaaaaaatataaaaaaattatattttaatggatCAATTGCAAGAACACACGAGCCGACCTATTAATGACCTATGGAGGCATGGCCTTGGATCATCCATCAGTTCCTGTGTCTTTGTTGGGTTAGCCCAAGATAAAGTTCTGCTAAGTGGGTCGCTTGACATGCCGGTCTGGTGGGCCACAACAAAATTGACCAGACTGGCTCAGCCCACTAACTAGTCTATATTCGATAGTGAAGTAGATTTCAAGTCGAGCTTACCGCAAGTTGGAGGACAATTTTTAAGATGCAATGGttttggaaataaaatattattaaaaaattattatatataaattattattatatttaataaaatttaataaaaattaattgatataaataattattatgtttaattaaatataataaaaatattattttttaatgttatttgttatgttaacaaaaaataaggttatttttatcttaaaaataaataagtaatgatataattataataaaatcaatatatgatatatcacaattaataatagaatattactaaaatttttattatttgacaaatcaaacaaagtattatacgtaataaaagataaattattatcttttaaccaaacgtcttttatatttttacggtACAAGTCATAAAACTCTATTCGACTCCATTGTCCCAGTGTGGGGAAATTGTAGCTAGAATCCATTCTTAGTCCTTTAAGTTGGTTTGGGTGATAGTGAGGAGAatcaataagacaaaattacAAAGCAAAAAACACAACACCAACCTTTGATCCGCCGCTGGAAAATGATACCATCTCCCCTACACTTCATTTGCtgtataaaaatcaataaaacctTACAGTTTCCTTCTACATGCTACTTATTATGTAGGCGTAGACTATGGAGGACATAATCATACAACACATCAAACGAAATTGCCGAcctctaaaataaaaattaaatcaactcATTGTAGTCCTCTTCAACCTCGCATATTGCGCAAGACAACACATACTACAATAAACGATACAATACAAAGAGCACAGCCCACCTTTTACTgcataacctttttttttaaaacttgtagtTTTCATCAATTGGAAGATTATCTTTAGAAAaggggcaaaggactatttcccaccctaaGTATACTGATGTCCCAAGTTTTCTCTTGTTAATcttgaaaattctatttatcCACTCATAGACAGTTAAACTTAAtgattttaagggtaaaattagtgttttatctataatattaaaaagaaacttgaattttatttattttcccctaaaccctaaaaattaacaattttctctcgactcaagttttcaaagattgcattttccccatagggtttccaaactttcaaatctACCTTTTTCTATGACGACCGACGATCTATAGGCAATGTCTCTTCCACTTCGGTGTCTCCTCCTTCAGGTTGTATGGTGTCTCCCCCCCCTCGACGTCTTTGTCGATGACGACGCTGAGAAGGGGGAGACGCTGCATAGCCAAAAGGAGAAGAcgtcagagaggaagagacagTGCCTGGGGATCTTCGATTGTTATCagaaaaattggatctgaaagtttgaaaaccctatggggaaaatgtagtttttgaaaatttgggttgtgagaaattattagtttttaaggtttagaaggggaaatgatataattaaacagactcagttaattttaactatctataagtggtaaatgagattttcaaagttaatggagggaaatttgagaaatcaacattctttggatggaaaatagtcctttggccttagaaaaataataaatgtacagatttttagtatacaatttaagtatacagataatgtatcatcttgcgattaaatatgatttatttttaatttaaaatcatacaatcacataatgatatatcatttgtatatttaattatatataaaaaaatatgtatatataattttattattatacgGGATATCAATTGCTTAGAGGATTTAATTAGACCGAGGAGCAAATTATTTTAACCATATCGTCGTCATTTGATTTATGAATGGTAAGAAAAGAAAGATAGTAATGAATGGTTTGGATAATGCATCAATGGCTAATCTCTAGAAGAAAAGAAGGTTTTGTTGGGATAATGTCAGCCCTCAAAGACCACTCCAGCAAACAGTGATTAGCAGGTAACAATCAACGAAAAGTTACTTCAAGTAATATATTCGAAGGTCAAAATTTAAGATAGATTATTCTcctaaaaatgtaaaaatggGATAATCGAGATCATGTATGTTATGACAATTAATGAAATATACTTACTTTTACTAACGTTTCAAAGGTCACTCATGTATTattacttataattattatatgtgttgaaatatgatctcctcactataaatataaatagtaaatagaTATTATGATAAGCTAAAATCCTTTCatcataaatcttttttttttaaattttagaattaatattttatcactgtctaaagtttttaaattttgaaaaataataatttcactcctctaaatttaagattttttttttttcatccatCTAGTTATCATCTTTAGTGTCAACAATCtcacttttttattataaaacatcGATTAACACATGACGAGGCATGAAAACCTCTCCTCTCCAAATCTTTTTGTCTTTTCGTCAAGATGAAGAGACTGATCTCTTCATTAAAGACAAAGAGATTTGAAGAGAGCAAACGTCTTCTAATGTTTTATGGTGGAGAGGAGAGGAGTCAGCCAACGTTTTAGGATAGAGAGTAAAGGTCATCGTCGTTAGAGATGACAGTCGAATAGGAGAAAACAAAAGGCCTTAGGTTTGGAAGGAGGAggaatatgacttttcaaagttaaaaaactttaaatagaactaaaattattagtttttaaaacttagaagagaaatataataaatattatatttttttaatattaataataaaataataattttaccctttcctctaataaaaaattttaattttatttaatttatagatgagatttttaatttttcaaatcttataaatataattttaaaaaatattaaaacttaggtgagaaatagtccttggCCTTTTTAAAATAGTCAAATAGCCTTGGTTATAAAACAGGCGTCATTTGCTTGGATATTTCCTGGGATTagatattatctttaattttgtaGAAATTTCAATTCAACAGATTGTCTCTAGAAACAACGTACATTTAGGGGtcctttgttattttttctgagaatgtttTCATTGAATCTTTTGAAATGATAGCAACTAAAACTATAGGGACTGACAAATACTTATGCCACCCCTCCCTAAAACGCTACGGTCTACAAGTAGCACCGTGCCAGAAATAGTTTACACCGCGTGTGACTCCAATTCATCGAAGTTTCAAAGGTCTTTCCTGGAGTCATCCCCCTAGAAATTTCATTGCACtggatttgatttttatttatattttggtcAACCCTTTTTGCAAGTCTCTCTCTATATATTAATTACGCTGTCATCTTCCCCTTGTCCTCTGTATTAAGAAACTAAATTACAActtgaaacaaacaaatttaccTTTCCTAAAGACCGTATAAtgtattaacttatttattttattttttcttttaaaaaatataaaaacaaactataatttttaaaatattaaaagtattaatgaatttttttagaaattttagaaaagtttaagagtatttttgaatatttgaaaattttaatatacctctcattcatttaaaaaatgattattatattcttagaattgataaaaattttaatactttaaagTTTGTTAGAGttttaacatgttttaaaatttaagaatttttaaattagtaaaaatgtattgataattcaatatttatattaaatattcataatagttttgcaatttaattaaaaaaacaatcatttatataataaattcaaatattcataaaCAAAAGTAGAAGGTtagtgaaaatttgatttttgaaactGAAAGGTGTAAATGTCGTTTTATCAAATCTTGAGTGGGAAATTGTCatttggttttcttttaaaaataattatttatatacatattttttaatatataattataataataaataatatattattatgttaaatattaccatatttgaatttaaaattaatctatcattaataatatattatctcccATTCAAAAGTGTGTGGACCATGTTTTTTTATACCttctaatttgtaattatttataaattaataattcaaaataccGTGTAATGCAATTAATCATTTTCGTTCCTTTATAAATATcccatttttgttttaattctttGATCCATCCTTCCTATTTTACAATCTCTCTCTCAATCATCAATTAAAGGTTGCACTTGCAGTCTCTTGATCGCACAGCGTATGGAGCTCGTCGCCAAGGCCAAGGCAGTGAAACTCCGCAGCCATCTCGACAAGTATCTAGTAGCCGACGACGATCAAGAAACCGTCCGTCAAAGCCGAAACGGGTCGTTAAAGAGAGCCGTGTGGTTAGTCGAGTTAGTTGAAAAGAAAGACACCGTGCTCCGTCTCAGAAGTTGCTACGGCAAGTACTTAACCGCTTCCGATCTTCCCTTTCTTCTCGGCATGACGGGTAAAAAGGTACTCCAAACTCTACCGGGGAAGAAGATGGACTGGAAACTTGAGTGGGAGCCAATAAGGGACGGGTTTCAAGTAAAGCTCAAAACATGGTGTGGAACTTTTTTACGTGCAAACGGAGGAACGCCGCCGTGGAGAAACACCATCACTCATGATGACCCGTTTACTGGTTCAGCAAAGAACTGGGTTCTGTGGGATGTGGAGGAGGTGAAATTACCTGAAACGGTGTCGTTGAAGGAGTATTGGTCGTCAGTTTCGAGTTTTTCTTCGGTCTCCGATGAGGTTTTGGAGGTTTTGTCCGATGATCTTTTCGGTTCAGAACCAGAATCCCCCATCTCAGATGTTTCACCTAAGCTGAAGTCCTCCAGATTCTCACTTTTTTCGAGCCATTCGCCcaaaatttcatcaacaaaTCAGGTACGAAATCTATACTCAGATAATTATCGTATCATTTTGCTAAGGCTTAATTCTTGATAATGACCAAATGGCAATTTGAATAGTCTCTTAGAGACTACTGTTCTTTTCTGTGTGCCCGTCCCGTTTTGTCCACGGTACCTTTGTTATAATGACTTGACTTTAATACACATAAGACTAACACTATAGCCCTTTGGAATTATGGAATTTAAGTTGTCTTTCTTTTAAGtgtataaacacacacacaccaGAACTTctgttaaatatataaaacaatttataaaattatataaatttattctgagtatataaatagatctATATTCTATATATGTTAtcgtataattatttttatataacaaatataaacatatatttatttgtatatttaaaacgacgagtatttataatattacttataaaataaatcttagttCTAAAATTCTAAAGGCAcgtaaacaaaaaaaagaaaaataatatacgtttttgtgtatgtatatatgtttgctGTTTGGAAGTGAACATTTGGGGGAAAGTTTGAGGAGTGAAAGCAAGAATATATTTGTGTAATTCAAAGATAAATGATACAAAAGTGATAACTCAATTATTATGCGATTGTTTTCACTTTGCACTAAAACCCGAAACCCACTCAAAGTTTTGTCCCTTTTTTTCTCCCATCTCCATTTTTGTGCCCCATCTCAGTCCCTatcctaattattttattgatcttCACAATCATTCACttgtagattatattaattttaagattagtaattataaaaaatacaataataatcattttaaagtattagAGAACTAATCAATGCTAACCTGGGGGCATTTTTACATTTGAAATAATGTAATTGGGTcgaaattacatttaaaatatggtatatataaaaagattttgccaaataaatattatataattatgataattcgCCTTGTTCTTGCTAATTAAATGTCCTCAGCCATGCCTTCACGCACACGTTTCTAACACACAGTGTAGCCATCTAGATGAAATCCGGTGCTAGCGTGGACAAACCTTAGCTAGCAAGAAACTCGCAAGGCccataaaattatgcaaatagGATTATGCCACGTGTCTGTCCGCCTTTTTTCAGCGCGTGACGTGACTCCTCCACTTTCCTCTACAGATGTCTCTCTTTGACAGACTGATCTCAGTTCTCAGCTTCTCTACTCCTCCCATATATAAATTTGTCCTTTCTATTCACTGGCCCGCCCGTGTGAATCAATCCTAATCTTCCGCAACTCGTTTCACAACTAGAAGTCACAATCTTTATTATTCAGTTCAAGCTTTTCACACTCTTTATATCTATTGCCTGTTTTTTCAGCCGATCTCTAAATTTATCCACCACCGAAGCAGGATGGACTTCTTTCACAACGCCAAAACAGTTCGTCTCCTTAGCCACCACGACAAGTTTCTTGTTGCCGAGGAAGATGAAGAATCCGTAACTCAGGATCGCAACGGATCCTCCGGGAGTGCTAAGTGGACTGTCGAGCTTGTTCCTGGAACGGAGAACATAATTCGTCTTAAAAGCTGTTATGGGAAATATCTCACCGCCTCCAACCAGCCGTTTTTGCTGGGTATGACGGGTCGGAAAGTGATTCAGTCTCTGCCCAGAAGGCTTGACTCTTCCGTTGAATGGGAGCCCATCAGAGAAGCGAACCAAGTGAAGCTCAAGACACGTTACGGTCGTTTCTTGAGAGCCAATGGGGGCTTGCCGCCTTGGAGAAACTCTGTCACTCATGATATTCCTCAAAGAACAGCTACTCAAGATTGGATTTTGTGGGATGTTCATGTGGTTGATCTTCTAGTTCAATCTCATCAAGCAACTCCAGCCCCACCAGCCATTCCTCATTCGGATTCTCTGGATTTTGAGTCCAGTTCACCTACTGTAACAGCCAAACCTGGGAATTTTTCAAGACAAGAGGTTCGTGATTTATTCTAttcttcataaaaaaaaattctgggttttcatttttctaatgTCGAGTGTGTGATGATTTTCAGTCAAATGATTCGTATGTGAGTTCGCCACCAAAATCCGAGGGAAGGAATATATACTATCACGTTGCCGATGAGAGTGGACAGGTTGATGATGATGGGACGGAGGGTTATTCTTTGATCTTTAAGGGAACAGGAGTTGAAGAATTGACTCAAAAATTGAAGGAAGATCTAGGTCTTGAGGACATCGTTGTGTGTACTCGAAGTCCTTTGAATGGAAAGCTTTTTCCCCTCCGGCTCCAACTTCCTCCAAACAATGCTGATATGCATGTTTTTGTTGTTCCATCATCTTCAAAAGGTGAGATTTAGATTACTTCTAGCTGCTTGTTCATTGAAAGTTTTATGTTTAATTCGCATATATGCTGATGAATTGCTTGTTTTCATCTTAATAGAGGTTGTGATTTTGTAATTTCGTTTGAATATGAGAAGTCTGCATTGCAACCACTCAATCTCATATCTGTCCTTTCTGATCGATTGCTGAACTTGTTTGGATCAACACCTCCAATACATTgcccttttttatcttttatgttCTAGAGAGAAACATACattctgattttttttctagtgTTTGGTAGTTGGAAAATTTTCAGATTGTTGTATGAGGTCtaggtagcacggaaacggaaacgtgaaaacgtggaaacgtggaaacggaaacgtggagacgtatttttttaaaaaagtaggaaacggaaacgtggggaaacgtgtaaatataaaaaatatagagtttttttataaatatgaaatttttataaaaaatacaataaactatattttaattaaaaaaatacaacaattgattttttccaatcaatttaaaataacatataacaaaataattttatactaaaaataaattacaaattcaagttcttaaaacatgtatatataaattaaattaatacttatatattcatcttttagaatggaaaataatcatgtatataaatcaatatattttatcaaaatatatggaATGCTGTCCTATTTTCAAAGAGAATGAATGTTTCCAGCTTTAATCTCGAGGACAAGCAGAAAGCAAATTCTGTTTCAaagatgtttttttatattctttcatttttatcaattccTATAACATTCATTCTCTTTGAAAAACATACATTGTTCCATAATTAGCTTTTTTATGCTTTCTTGGTGAGTTTCTCTGCTAATATCCAGTATTATATATGCTACCagaatttacatttttttgctggaacaaattaatttattgagaCACCCagcagaagcagaagcagaagaCGCCCAGGTTTCTGTTAAAGAAACGCGTTTcccttttatctaaaattaccgAAACGGCCCCGAAACGTTTCGTACCAGTTTCGGGCCGTTTCGGAAACCGAAACGTTTCGGATTCGTGGAAACGCACACTGCTGTGCGTTTCCGTGCTTCTTAGTATGAGGTCATTCGTTGAGAATGTTGCAGCTTTTAGACATTGATGGGTGTAGTCACTACATTTGTTTTAGTTGTAATACCATCTTAACACTAAACATTTAGGATTTCCTCCTTTTTAAGCTTTAAGAGCAAAGGCTAGCCCAAAAGATAATAGGGAAAAAATTGCAGGcattaataatttccctttggCTTACTCGGAGCTCTTTCTCTACGATCGTAAAAATGCTGTTTTACATGAATCTGGTAACTGCCCATAAAGATTTTTTGGATGGATAATACTCTTTAAACAAGAATGTgaaagatttttatatttacttgGGATAAAGCCACTTAAGAGTCTCGAGGAAACTCATATGCAACCTGTGCTATTTCATGTCTCTGTTTTCAGATGATCTCTTATTTAATTGTGTGCTTACATTTTCATCTCTCTCTATGCATCAGTGGCCAAAGAATTTGCAAAACAGGGGACCCAATCATAGGATGCATTATGTGGGCATCATAGTTGTATGCAATGTATTCACAACTTCATACTCTGTACACACCGATTCAGCCTTATGAATATATGCTAGTTGAAAGCATCTTGCTTTAACCTATTGGGACACTGCCGGAACTTCAATGCCTCATGGTAGGAAGCATAAGGAAATGAGACCCCTTGCCGCAGCCAAGATTGATTACACCGCTATAGCGCTCCTATTATTCTTCTCAACTTTGCTCAGTTTAGAAGAATGATTAAATTCGTTTGTTGGTTCATTGATCAATTTTGTTTTGGCCAAACTTTTCATTAAGAAAAATGTATGGTTTTGCAGCCTTGTAAACTGTATACtcataaaatcataaatgtaATATGTTGGCCCTTGAAAGCTCTtgttactatttattttttaagtaaatggAAATAGATAGTGTAAATTTACAAGAACTCTCTTATTTGACATGGTAATGCAGGGGGAATGCTGGTGTAGAATAATAGCAATCAACTAGGGGCGGATACGAACCTGCCGAGCTGGAATATCTcttggtttgaataaaatatagtCTAATTTGAGTTTGTCGAATTGaaattaagttcaatttgaatgaaaaatggttCAGCTCTGTTGGATtagagtttgactcaatttggtAACTTGAATCAATTGTTTGAATTCGTAGTtcgattaaattcaaattgaagatTTGAATTTACAGTTCAAGTTTAtggtttattgacaaaatgacgttattttatctaaataatattcaaaattattggtttgagtcataaatttcaatcaaatcaaactaccaatttgaattgatttgagtcacaaatttaaatcaaattgaactatcAATTCGAgctaattataacaaaattgaattgtgaattcaaactattgatttgaattgaatttcttttaattcaagtttgatttaatttaaaaaatgagttaaattctTCTGttcgaattcaatttaaatttaaatcaaaaaatcaaaagggTAACTACTTgcaaagaaacaagaaaatttataaagagGAGGCTTGCATTGATAATTGTTGGAAAGTTTAAATTGTCGTTTGAAAGTGATCAAAGAGGGAAATGATTTGACTTAAAGGGTTAACATTTGAAACAATGCATCCAGCTTCTAGAAAATGGTTAAAAGGTCGTAGTAGCGTTGTGGCCACCATCATGTTTTGTTGCGTGAATCGAGATTCCATTCAACGTTTTTGTCTACTCAACTATTCAAATGTTGGTGTAATTTCCATAAGGAGATGATTCTTCCATTGAAAGCAGATACTGAAGGGTGAGAACTGTTTGTATAGGAACGGTTGCTTTAAATGATAGCCCGATTATATTAGTTAGATAGATAgactcaaaatataataatttgatttataattattatattaaataaatcaaagttttatatacaaaataataatctgAATCTAAACTTTCTTCCTCTGAGATGAAATAGGATGGGATGAATATAGATTTCTGACTACCGTGCCAAACattgttaaaagttttttttgtatattatttcttcttattctcATTATCAAATGTtgtaataaatagtaaaattaattaatcaattgttactattattattataatttattttacgtAAAACTTTAAATTACGTTTGATAGTTACTAACAATAAATCTAGTCATCAACTAATAATACACGTTTG
This sequence is a window from Mangifera indica cultivar Alphonso chromosome 5, CATAS_Mindica_2.1, whole genome shotgun sequence. Protein-coding genes within it:
- the LOC123216919 gene encoding uncharacterized protein LOC123216919 isoform X1; translation: MELVAKAKAVKLRSHLDKYLVADDDQETVRQSRNGSLKRAVWLVELVEKKDTVLRLRSCYGKYLTASDLPFLLGMTGKKVLQTLPGKKMDWKLEWEPIRDGFQVKLKTWCGTFLRANGGTPPWRNTITHDDPFTGSAKNWVLWDVEEVKLPETVSLKEYWSSVSSFSSVSDEVLEVLSDDLFGSEPESPISDVSPKLKSSRFSLFSSHSPKISSTNQPISKFIHHRSRMDFFHNAKTVRLLSHHDKFLVAEEDEESVTQDRNGSSGSAKWTVELVPGTENIIRLKSCYGKYLTASNQPFLLGMTGRKVIQSLPRRLDSSVEWEPIREANQVKLKTRYGRFLRANGGLPPWRNSVTHDIPQRTATQDWILWDVHVVDLLVQSHQATPAPPAIPHSDSLDFESSSPTVTAKPGNFSRQESNDSYVSSPPKSEGRNIYYHVADESGQVDDDGTEGYSLIFKGTGVEELTQKLKEDLGLEDIVVCTRSPLNGKLFPLRLQLPPNNADMHVFVVPSSSKVAKEFAKQGTQS
- the LOC123215841 gene encoding uncharacterized protein LOC123215841, with the translated sequence MGTEVPKDPLKGVDWKAIGTELQKDPSAGAKPIVKKRLPKKIRQIPDYYFLPRRSLPSVIAFYGSCIAGGIGAGMLLEIWMNKKIKEDGGVIWEFDK
- the LOC123216919 gene encoding uncharacterized protein LOC123216919 isoform X2, which codes for MELVAKAKAVKLRSHLDKYLVADDDQETVRQSRNGSLKRAVWLVELVEKKDTVLRLRSCYGKYLTASDLPFLLGMTGKKVLQTLPGKKMDWKLEWEPIRDGFQVKLKTWCGTFLRANGGTPPWRNTITHDDPFTGSAKNWVLWDVEEVKLPETVSLKEYWSSVSSFSSVSDEVLEVLSDDLFGSEPESPISDVSPKLKSSRFSLFSSHSPKISSTNQPISKFIHHRSRMDFFHNAKTVRLLSHHDKFLVAEEDEESVTQDRNGSSGSAKWTVELVPGTENIIRLKSCYGKYLTASNQPFLLGMTGRKVIQSLPRRLDSSVEWEPIREANQVKLKTRYGRFLRANGGLPPWRNSVTHDIPQRTATQDWILWDVHVVDLLVQSHQATPAPPAIPHSDSLDFESSSPTVTAKPGNFSRQESNDSYVSSPPKSEGRNIYYHVADESGQVDDDGTEGYSLIFKGTGVEELTQKLKEDLGLEDIVVCTRSPLNGKLFPLRLQLPPNNADMHVFVVPSSSKEVVIL